The genomic window ACCTGGCGGCCGTCGGTGAAGACCATGGCGGCTGGCCCGTCCCATGGCTCGACGATGTTGGCGCTGTACTCGTAGAAGGCGCGGACCCTGGGGTCCATCGTCGTGTTCTTCTCCCAGGCCTCGGGCACGAGCATGGCCATGGCGTGGGGCATGGAGCGGCCGGCGAGGGTGAGGAGCTCGAAGACCTCGTCGAAGGAGGCGGAGTCGGAGCCGCCCTGGGTGCACACCGGCAGGAGGGGCTCGAGGTCGCCGAGGAGCTCGGAGCTCATGAGGCCCTCGCGGGCGGCCATCCAGTTGCGGTTGCCGCGCACCGTGTTGATCTCGCCGTTGTGGGCGATCATGCGGAAGGGCTGGGCGAGGGGCCACGACGGGAAGGTGTTCGTGGAGAAGCGCGAGTGGACGAGCGCCACGCGGGTGGCGACGCGCTCGTCGGTGAGGTCCGGGAAGAAAGGGGCGAGCTGCTCGGTGGTGAGCATGCCCTTGTAGACGAGCGTCCTGGAGGACAGGGAGGCCATGTAGACGCCGGCCTCCTTCTGAGCGCGGCGGCGCAGGCGGTAGGCGAGGCGGTCGAGGGCGACGCCGCTGGCGCGTCCGGCCCGGTCGGTGACGACGAGGTGGCGGAACTCCGGCATGGCGCCGCGGGCGGTGGGGCCGATCATGGAGTCGTCGGTGGGGACGTCGCGCCAGCCGACGACGCGCAGGCCCTCCTCGCGCGCGAGGCGCTCGATGGCGGCGACGGCCTGGGAGCGGGCCTGGGCGCCCTCGTGCGGGCCGGGGAGGAAGACGAGACCGACGGCGTAGGCGCCGGCCTTGGGCAGGGAGGCGACCTCCTCGCGGAAGAAGGCGTCCGGCACGGCCATGAGGATGCCGGCGCCGTCGCCGGTGTTCTCCTCGGCGCCGACGGCGCCGCGGTGGTCGAGGCGGGCGAGGACGTGGAGGGCGTCGGAGACGACGGAGTGGGCGGGGGCGCCGTCGAGGCGCGCCACGAAGCCCATGCCGCAGGCGTCGTGCTCATGGACGGGGTCGTAGAGGCCCTGCCTCTGGGGTGCCGCCGTGCCGGCGGCGGACTGAGCGGTCTGCTGCATGGAGCGCGTCCTCTCTCGGTGGGTCGGCGCCCGCGCTCGTGACCGAGATGCGGGACAACCGTGTCTCGTCAGAGCCGACGCTCCCAGCGACGGGTTACGCCTCTATTTCATGATCGGCGCGTTGCGAATCCGCGGGTGCATCGGTGCCATCGCCATTATCCCGCCTGATCGTGTCAGGTGCGTGTCGGTGTGTGGCCACCAGGTAGCCCGCCAGACCCGTCAGGAAGACGATGAGCGAGGTCCAGTCGTTGAGACGCAGTCCGAGGATCCGCTGCGCGTCGTCGATCCGGAGGGCCTCGATCCAGCCGCGGCCGAGCGTGTAGACCATGAGGTACGCCCAGATGAGGCGGCCGCCGGTGGCGCCGTCGCGCCGTCGCAGACGGCGGTCGAGCCACAGGAGGAAGGCCGCCCCCGCGAGGTTCCAGAGGAGCTCGTAGAGGAAGGTCGGGTGGAAGAGCGTCCCGGCCGCGTAGCCGTCCGGCAGGTGCGCGGTGTCGATCTCGAGGCCCCAGGGAAGGGTGGTGGGACGTCCGAAGAGCTCCTGGTTGAAGTAGTTGCCGAGCCGGCCCACGGCCTGCGCGATGAGGAGGGCCGGGGCGACGGCGTCGGCCATGGGGGCGAGCCTGAGCCCGCGGTGGTGCAGGAGCCAGGCGCCGGAGGCGACGCCGAAGGCCACGCCTCCCCAGATGCCCAGTCCGCCGTGCCAGACCTGCGGGATGAGGGCGAGGTCGCCGTCGGGGCCGAAGTAGGCGTCCGGGGAGGTGATGACGTGGTAGAGACGGGCGCCGACGATCCCGACGGGCACGGCGAGGATGGCGATGTCGAGGGCGACGTCCTGGTCGCCGCCGCGGGCCCGGTAGCGGCGGTCGGTGAGCCACACGGCGATGAAGACGCCGGTGAGGATGCACAGGGCGTAGGCGCGGATCGGGATCGGCCCGACGTACCAGACGCCCCGGGACGGGCTCGGGATCGCGGCCGGCAGGCTCGCCAGCCCCTCCAGAACGGTGGTGGCGGCGTGCACTCAGAGGGCCTCTCGGTGGGTGGAGTTGAGCAGGGCGGGGTGCGAGCCGGCGGCGACGAGCTCGGCGACCATCTGCTGGGGGTCGGCGGAGCGGATGACGGCCTCCCCCACGAGGACGACGTCGGCGCCGGCGCGGGCGTAGGCCATGACGTCGTGGGGGCCGGCGACCCCGCCCTCGGCGACGCGGATGGTGGCGGTGGGCAGCACCTCGGCGACCTGCTCGAAGAGGGAGCGGT from Actinomyces radicidentis includes these protein-coding regions:
- the lgt gene encoding prolipoprotein diacylglyceryl transferase → MHAATTVLEGLASLPAAIPSPSRGVWYVGPIPIRAYALCILTGVFIAVWLTDRRYRARGGDQDVALDIAILAVPVGIVGARLYHVITSPDAYFGPDGDLALIPQVWHGGLGIWGGVAFGVASGAWLLHHRGLRLAPMADAVAPALLIAQAVGRLGNYFNQELFGRPTTLPWGLEIDTAHLPDGYAAGTLFHPTFLYELLWNLAGAAFLLWLDRRLRRRDGATGGRLIWAYLMVYTLGRGWIEALRIDDAQRILGLRLNDWTSLIVFLTGLAGYLVATHRHAPDTIRRDNGDGTDAPADSQRADHEIEA